A region from the Phycodurus eques isolate BA_2022a chromosome 12, UOR_Pequ_1.1, whole genome shotgun sequence genome encodes:
- the LOC133410569 gene encoding protein FAM171B-like: protein MLISFLLSALILCEIEALGQLSPSGTGTRPPPLHVDDEGNSFSTDREAPKRQQQVLERFSGSSFTLKVQVTDMLTRQYLSQAEVNLYVNYTRINTVLTGDDGSVFHQVPFQTGSPVTVVACKDGYICALLPYRTMRTPIFSSVTVPLCRLTQGNIWLFEDSFLITDKTSDTSLEPVVQFPKSLLNLTEGSDIASFKAYLTIPKPPLQERDFLKTLAIMSRTTGYISMELNPVAAVSVRLFSGDTELHISGPIKISLTLPDNCELQSSTAVPAWLYNRTTGGWMRQGLGSVVSEGRKLSWTFTAPHLGYWIAAPMPTVGHVFRPDILRDVFVHYSPFLMVILGGMLCLFACLLAGLLYCHRNSARQTKVTQMVPLMRKDQSTTTGSNEDIEGSSQFTEKRDDHHNVSVSIYNGNIIANPNALAGSVEANDVIPSSNTTELIRVPASLTDSLVFYNQPIAILHAAAFFQVEDQQEDLHWSKSMALYTGSSEKQSEESCTQNVSPSSSATANQGGDTKRQVVNLENAQVPTSRGQYSLLESASVPETLSKMRTSRHSMDAATELSKMPSSQPPRAWFVSLEGKPAAEIHYAVAEQQRRRRAAESQETSLDSGVDMIEMNQTPGRRAVTLERNTTFVKRTSSNKHPSQ from the exons atgttgatctcGTTTTTGCTCAGTGCTCTGATTTTATGCGAGATCGAAGCGCTAGGCCAGCTCTCCCCCAGCGGAACCGGGACGAGACCCCCTCCTCTGCATGTCGATGATGAGGGGAACTCGTTCTCAACGGACCGAGAGGCTCCCAAGCGACAGCAGCAAGTCCTCGAACGCTTTTCCG GTTCAAGCTTCACCCTGAAGGTACAGGTCACTGACATGCTGACTCGTCAGTACCTGAGTCAGGCAGAGGTGAATCTCTACGTCAATTACACCAGAATCAACACAGTTCTTACAGGGGACGACGGCAGTGTTTTTCACCAAGTACCTTTTCAAACTGGGTCACCTGTCACAGTTGTGGCGTGCAAGGACGGCTACATTTGCGCATTGCTTCCATACAGAACTATGAGGACACCAA TATTTTCTTCGGTGACCGTACCACTATGCCGTCTGACACAAGGAAACATCTGGCTTTTTGAAGACTCTTTCCTGATCACTGACAAAACATCTG ATACTTCATTAGAGCCTGTTGTCCAGTTCCCAAAGAGTCTGCTGAACCTGACCGAGGGCAGTGACATCGCCTCTTTTAAAGCTTACTTGACCATCCCGAAGCCACCTTTACAGGAACGAGACTTTCTCAAGACCTTGGCCATCATGAGCAGAACAACAG GATACATCAGCATGGAATTGAATCCAGTTGCGGCAGTTAGTGTGCGGCTGTTCTCCGGAGACACAGAGCTGCATATCAGTGGACCCATAAAGATCAGCCTAACTCTTCCCGACAACTGTGAACTGCAGTCTTCAACTGCGGTTCCAGCATGGTTATATAACCGCACCACTG GTGGCTGGATGAGACAGGGATTAGGGTCGGTGGTGTCAGAAGGTAGAAAACTGAGTTGGACATTCACCGCTCCTCATCTTGGTTACTGGATTGCTGCACCTATGCCAACTGTTGGAC ATGTCTTTAGACCTGACATCCTCAGGGACGTCTTTGTCCATTATTCACCTTTCCTGATGGTCATTCTCGGAGGAATGCTTTGTCTTTTTGCCTGTCTTCTTGCTGGCCTGTTGTATTGTCACAG AAACTCTGCAAGGCAAACTAAAGTGACGCAGATGGTGCCACTGATGAGAAAAGACCAATCCACCACGACCGGCAGCAATGAAGACATTGAAGGATCTTCTCAATTTACCGAAAAAAGGGATGACCATCATAATGTCAGCGTATCCATCTATAATGGCAATATTATAGCCAATCCAAATGCATTGGCCGGCAGTGTTGAAGCCAATGATGTGATTCCTTCAAGCAATACAACGGAGCTGATACGAGTTCCGGCTTCTCTAACAGACTCTCTGGTGTTTTACAACCAGCCTATTGCCATTCTGCATGCGGCTGCATTTTTCCAAGTGGAAGACCAACAAGAGGATCTCCACTGGAGCAAGTCAATGGCTTTGTATACTGGTAGCTCAGAGAAACAGAGTGAAGAAAGCTGCACCCAAAATGTGTCACCGAGTTCCTCTGCCACTGCGAACCAGGGAGGAGATACCAAAAGACAGGTTGTCAATTTGGAAAATGCTCAGGTCCCAACATCCAGAGGCCAGTATAGTCTCCTGGAATCTGCATCAGTTCCAGAAACATTAAGTAAAATGCGGACTAGTAGACACTCGATGGACGCCGCGACAGAACTTTCAAAAATGCCTTCATCGCAGCCTCCCCGGGCCTGGTTTGTGAGTCTGGAGGGCAAACCTGCGGCCGAGATCCATTATGCCGTGGCAGAGCAGCAGCGGAGAAGAAGAGCGGCGGAAAGTCAAGAAACCAGTTTGGATTCGGGCGTGGATATGATCGAGATGAACCAGACACCCGGGAGGAGAGCTGTAACTCTGGAGAGGAACACTACTTTTGTAAAGAGGACATCCAGCAACAAACATCCGTCGCAGTAA